Sequence from the Pararhizobium gei genome:
CGATCGTCGCCGGGTCGGCCTGAAGCCCGACGGCAAGGCGCCGGTGCGTGGCGGGGCCGCGCTCTTTGCCGATGCAAAAGGCGAGCAGCCAGCAGGTATCGTTACCTCGGGCGGCTTCGGTCCAAGCGCCGATCATCCCGTCGCCATGGGCTATGTCGACACAGCCTACAAGGATGCAGGCACATCGCTTTTTGCCGAAGTGCGCGGCAAATATCTGCCTGTGACCGTTGCCGCCCTGCCCTTCATCATCCCCACCTACAAACGCTGATCCGGAGCAAGCACCATGCTGAAATTTACCGATGAACATGAATGGCTGAAGATCGAAGGCGATGTCGCAACCGTGGGCATCACCGCCCATGCCGCCGAGCAGCTTGGCGATCTGGTCTTCGTGGAACTGCCCGAAGCCGGCACGGCGCTGGACAAGGGCGCGACCGCCGCCACGGTCGAATCCGTCAAGGCAGCCTCGGATGTCTATTGTCCGCTCGATGGCGAAATTGTCGAAAGCAACCAGGCGATCGTCGATGATCCGGCGCTGGTGAACAGCGATCCCCAAGGCGCGGGCTGGTTCTTCAAGCTCAAGCTCTCCGATCCCTCGGCTGCCAATGCGCTGCTCGACGAGGCGGCCTACAAGGAGCTGATCGCCTGATGAGCATGCCCAAGGACTTCACCTTCACCGATTACCAGCCCTATGATTTTGCCAATCGCCGGCATATCGGCCCGTCGCCGGATGAAATGAGCGCCATGCTGAAGGTCATCGGCTATCCGAGCCTCGACGCGATGATCGACGACACCGTGCCGCCGTCCATCCGCCAGAAGACGCCGCTCTCCTGGGGGGCCGCCATGACCGAGCGCGAGGCCCTCGACAAGATGCGCGAAACGGCCAATCGCAACAGGAAACTCGTCTCGCTGATCGGCCAGGGCTATTATGGCACGATCACGCCGCCGGTCATCCAGCGCAATATTCTGGAAAACCCGGCCTGGTATACGGCCTATACGCCCTACCAGCCCGAGATCAGCCAGGGACGGCTGGAGGCGCTCCTGAACTACCAGACCATGGTCTGCGACCTTACCGGCCTTGATGTCGCGAATGCCTCGCTTCTGGACGAAGCGACAGCTGCGGCCGAAGCCATGGCCATGGCCGAGCGCGTTTCGAAATCCAAGGAAAAGACCTTCTTCGTCGATGAAAATTGCCATCCGCAAACCATCGCGCTGCTGAAGACCCGCGCCGAACCGCTGGGCTGGACAATTCTTGTCGGCGACCCGGAAACCGATCTGGTCTCCGCCAATGTTTTTGGTGCAATTTTTCAATACCCGGGCACCTACGGGCATGTGCGCGACTTCACGGGTCTGATTTCCCGCCTTCATCAGACGGGCGCAATTGCCGTCGTTGCGGCGGATCCGCTGGCGCTTGCGCTCCTCAAATCACCCGGCGAAATGGGTGCCGACATTGCCATCGGCTGTACGCAGCGCTTCGGCGTGCCCGTTGGCTATGGCGGCCCGCACGCCGCCTATATGTCCGTCAAGGACGCTTACAAACGCTCCATGCCCGGACGCCTCGTCGGCGTCTCGGTGGACAGCCGCGGCAACCGGGCTTACCGCCTCTCCCTGCAAACCCGCGAACAGCATATCCGCCGCGAAAAGGCGACGTCGAACATCTGCACTGCGCAGGTGCTGCTTGCCGTGATGGCGTCGATGTATGCCGTCTTTCACGGCCCGCAAGGCATCAAGGCGATTGCCCAGAGCGTGCATCAAAAGGCTGTCCTGCTTGCTCGCGGCCTGGAGAAGCTTGGCTACACGGTGGAGCCGGACGTCTTCTTCGATACGATCACCGTCGATGTCGGCAAGCTGCAGAGCATTATCCTGAAGACGGCGGTGGCGGAAGAGGTGAACCTGCGCCGGATCGGCACCACGAAGATCGGCATCAGTCTGGACGAGCGCTCGCGCCCGGTCACGCTGGAGGCAGTCTGGCGGGCCTTCGGCGGCGATTTCAAGGTTGAGGATTTCGAGCCGGAATACCGCCTGCCGAAAGCCCTGCTGCGCACCAGCGAGTACTTGGCCCACCCGATCTTCCACATGAACCGCGCCGAAAGCGAAATGACGCGCTATATCCGCCGTCTCTCGGACCGCGACCTGGCGCTCGACCGCTCGATGATCCCGCTCGGCTCATGCACCATGAAGCTGAACGCAACAGCCGAAATGCTGCCGATCACCTGGCCGGAATTCGCCGAAATCCACCCTTTCGTGCCGGCGGATCAGGCCGAGGGCTATCGCCATATGATTACCGATCTCAGCCAGAAGCTCTGCGCGATAACCGGCTATGACGCGATCTCGATGCAGCCGAATTCGGGTGCGCAGGGGGAATATGCGGGTCTCCTCACCATTCGCGCCTATCACTTGGCCAACGGCGACGATCATCGCGATGTCTGCCTGATCCCGACTTCCGCGCATGGCACCAACCCGGCTTCGGCACAGATGGCCGGCATGAAGGTGGTCGTCGTCAAGGTCAGCGACAACGGCGACATCGACATGGACGATTTCCGTTCAAAAGCAGAGCGATACGGAGAAAATCTCTCCTGCTGCATGATAACCTATCCATCGACGCACGGCGTTTTCGAGGAGAATGTTCGCGAGGTCTGCGACATCGTTCACCAGCACGGGGGTCAGGTCTATCTCGACGGCGCCAACATGAATGCCATGGTCGGTCTTGCCCGCCCCGGCGATATCGGCTCGGATGTCAGTCACCTCAATCTTCACAAGACCTTCTGCATTCCGCATGGCGGCGGCGGTCCCGGCATGGGCCCGATCGGCGTCAAGGCCCATTTGGCGCCTTACCTGCCCGGTCATCCCGAAACGGATGGCGGCGACGGTGCGGTTTCGGCAGCACCCTTCGGCTCCGCATCGATCCTGCCGATCTCCTGGAGCTACTGCCTGATGATGGGCGGCGAAGGCTTGACGCAGGCGACCAAGGTGGCGATCCTCAATGCCAACTATATCGCCGCACGGTTGAAGGGCGCCTATGACGTGCTTTACAAGTCGGCCAGGGGCCGTGTCGCACACGAGTGCATTGTGGATACGCGCCCGTTGGTCGAGAGCGCCGGCGTGACCGTTGATGACGTTGCCAAGCGCCTGATCGACTGCGGCTTTCACGCGCCGACCATGAGCTGGCCTGTCGCCGGCACGCTGATGATCGAACCGACGGAATCGGAAACCAAGGCCGAGCTCGACCGCTTCTGCGATGCCATGCTGGCAATCCGCGCCGAGGCGCAGGCGATCGAGGACGGGACCATGGACCGTGCCAACAATCCGCTGAAGAACGCGCCGCACACGGTCGAGGATCTCGTCGGCGAATGGGACCGCCCCTATTCGCGCGAACAAGCCTGCTACCCGCCGGGCGCCTTCCGCGTGGACAAATACTGGTCCCCGGTCAACCGCGTCGACAATGTCTACGGCGACCGCAACCTCGTCTGCACCTGCCCGCCCCTGGAGGATTACGCCGAGGCGGCTGAGTAAGACAGGCAAAAAGGGCGCCCCGGCGCCCTCAAGTTGCTGACAGAGTCTAGAATATCTTTAGGACCCATGTTGCAACCTCCGTCTTGATCGCCCTTGTGGAGGGGATCCAGCGACCCGACGTCCGTCGGGTCAAAGAACGATTTTCGCCCAAGGACTTGGGCGGCTGGACTCCTGTGATAGGCACAGGAATTGACGGAGGATATGAAATCGCCATTTCCACGACTGACAGTCATCCCACACAGCAGAAAATAGGTTTGTCAACAATCTGAGGGGCTAAGCATTGTCTCACCCGCACCTTGTCCGCCATGCTTTGTCTTTTCGAAGGCTTGCCACCATTCGGGACGACAAGTTTGCGCTAGCAGCGGACATACGGAACGATCCAACGCACGGGGCGGACAGGAGAAGTTCGAGACGCTTGCGCCTTTTGCACGAGTGAGTTAAAAACTGAACCATATGGTTCATTATTTAACTCCTTCCCTCGACCTCTCGTTTGCGGCGCTGTCCGATGCGACCCGTCGCGGGATCATCGCTCAGCTTGCGCGAGGGGACGCGTCGATCACCAGCCTTGCGGACAAGTTCCAGATGACGCTGACCGGGATGAAAAAGCACGTGCAGGTTCTCGAGCGGGCGGGGTTCGTCGTCACGCAGAAGGTCGGACGCGTGAGGACCTGCCAGCTTGGGAAACGCGGTCTCAAGGCGGAGGCCGAGTGGATCAAGGCGCATCGCAAGCTCTTCGAAGCCCGCTTCGACGCTTTGGACGAAATCATCAGCGAAATGCAACAGGAGGGAAGCGATGAGCCAGCAAGCTAACAGTGCAAGCGGTACGCAGGACCGCACCTCAGTCGAACGCAGAGGTGATCGCGAACTCGTCGTAACCCGGACATTCAATGCGCCACCGAGCGCGGTTTTCCGGGCATGGAGCGAGCCCGAACTGTTCCAGCGCTGGTGGATGCCAAAATCGGTATCCGGCGTTTCCCTCGTATCATGCGATATGGATGTCCGTACTGGCGGAAAATATCGGCTGGAATTCAGCACCGGCGGTGAGGACACAATGGCTTTCTACGGCAAGTATCTCGAAGTCGTGCCGAACGAGCGCATTGTCTGGACCAATGACGAGGGCGAAGAGGGCGCGATCACCACCGTGATCTTCGAGGACCAGGGCGGGAAGACGGTGCTGCATTTTCACGAAGTCTATCGCTCCAGTGAGGCTCTTGAGGAAGCACTACAGGGCTCGGCGACCGCACTGCCGGAGCAGTTGGAGCAGCTCGCCAAATTGCTTTCCAGCCAAGGCGAGTAGAGCGAAAAATTACCCTCGGGGAGCGTCTGATCTCGAGAAATGACTCCACGGCCTTCCCGTCGGCGGGGAGCAAAGCGGCCATTCGTGCCGGATACCAAGATGGCAGGTTGGGGCCGAAAGCAGCCTTTGATCACAGTTACCCTGCGATGGCGTCATTCGGCATATAGATGATGTTTTTGCACATTTTTGCACAATCAAATCGCTGCGGCATCAGTGCCCCTGGCCGCAGGTGCCGTGAGCCGTAAAAACAGAAAGAGAGACGGGCGGCACCAGTCTCTCTTTCAACGTCCAGCCTTTGGACTTTGACAGGGCCTAACTTGCCCGCACCACCGCATCGCCTTTTGCGGCAAGCGCCGCGAGATCTGCCGGCTTCAGCTCGACCGATTCGCCACAACCGCAGGCGGAAGTCTGGTTCGGGTTGTTGAAGGTAAAGCCGGAGCGCAGTGTCGTCACTTCAAAGTCCATTCGGGTGCCGAGAAGGTAGAGCACGGCCTCGGGCGCAACCCAGACCCGCGCACCGTCATGCTCGACGAAATCGTCCTTCGCACTCGGGGATGTCACGAGATCGATGGCATATTCCATCCCCGCGCAGCCGCCCTTCTTGATGCCGACGCGGATGCCCTGCGCTTCCCCACCGGCATTTTCGACAATCGCTTTGACGCGGGCGGCTGCCGCATCGGTCAAACTCATGACTGCAAAGCCCATCGGCCGTTCTCCTTGTCACAACCGGGTTCAAGGCCCGATGCTTCCGCTTACACTGTAGTCTGTCGAAGCAACGGGATCAACAAGACAGAGGCCTGCGATAAACCTGCTTATCAGTACCAGCCGACGGCAACCTGGGCTTCTTCGGACATGCGATCCGGTGTCCATGGCGGATCGAAGGTCATGGACACTTCGACGCCGGATATCCCTTCGACCGCGCCGACCGCATTTTCCACCCAGCCCGGCATTTCACCCGCAACCGGGCACCCCGGGGCCGTCAGCGTCATGGCGATCTTCACCATGCGGTCGTCCTCGATGTCGATCTTGTAGATCAGGCCGAGCTCGAAAATATCGGCCGGTATTTCCGGGTCGTAGACCGTTTTCAGGGCGGAGATCACGTCGTCGCTCAGTCGCGCGAGCTCGTCCGCGGGTATTGCAGAGTGAACGATCCCGTCGCGCACGTCGATCTTGTCTTCGGTCGTATCAAGGCTCATCAGACTATTCCCTCACGCAAAGAATTTGCGGGCTTGATCCAGCGCGTCTACCAACGCATCCACCTCGGCCCGGGTGTTATAGAGCCCGAAGGATGCTCGGCATGTGGAGGTTACGCCGAAGCGTTTCAAGAGCGGCTGGGCGCAATGCGTCCCGGCCCTGACGGCCACACCCGCCCGATCGATCACCATCGACACGTCGTGGGCGTGAATACCCTCCAGTTCGAATGAGAAGATACCACCTTTGCCCGGCGCCGTCCCGAAGATGCGTAGCGCGTTGACGCCGGACAGCCGCTCATGCGCATAGGCGGCAAGATCGGCCTCATGCGCGGCGATGGCCGCGCGTCCGACAGTCTCCATATAATCCAGGGCATAGCCGAGCCCGATCGCCTGCACGATCGGCGGCGTGCCGGCTTCGAAGCGATGCGGCGGATCATTGTAGGTGACGGTGTCCTCCGTCACCTCGAAGATCATCTCACCGCCGCCCATGAAAGGACGCATCTCCTTCAAGCGGTCGGTCTTTCCGTAGAGGACGCCGATGCCGGATGGGCCATAGAGCTTGTGGCCGGTCATCACAAACCAGTCGCAGTCGATATCCTGCACATCCACCGGCATGTGCACCGCGCTCTGGCTTCCATCGATGAGAACCGGGATGCCGCGTTCATGGGCGATGCGGCAGATTTCCTTGACCGGCACCACAGTGCCGAGCGCGTTCGACATATGGGTGATGGCGACCAGCTTCGTCTTGTCCGTCAGGCATTTGACGAAATCGTCGATATAGAACGCGCCCTGGTCGTCCACCGGTGCCCAGACGATCTTTGCACCTTGCCGTTCGCGGATGAAATGCCAGGGCACGATATTGGAGTGATGCTCCATGATCGAGATGACGATCTCGTCGCCGGCGCCAATAGCCGGCATGCCATAGCCATAGGCAACCGTATTGATCGCCTCGGTCGAGGACTTGGTGAAGACGACATTGTCGACGGACGGAGCGTTCAGGAAGCGCCGCACCTTCTCACGCGCCCCTTCATAGGCATCCGTTGCAGCATTGGACAGGAAATGCAGCCCGCGATGAACATTGGCATATTCATTGGAATAGGCATGGGCCACCGCATCGATCACCACCTGCGGCTTCTGCGCCGAAGCGCCATTGTCGAGATAGACGAGCGGCTTGCCGTAAACGGTTCGCGACAGGATCGGAAAATCCCTGCGGATTGCCTCGACATCATAGCCGGGTACAGGCACGGTGTGTTCCATGTTCACTATCCAATCAGACGGCAACGTTACGCATACATCTCAGGCGTGCTTGTCGAGCCAGGCTTCGATGATTGCTTCCAGCGGCTCGATCATCGCCTCGTCCTCAAGTTCTTCAACGATCTCGTCGACAAAGGCGTTCACCAGCATGGCGCGTGCCTTGTTTTCCGGAATACCGCGGGCGCGCAGATAGTAAAGATGCGTCGGATTGATGTCGATCACCGTTGCCCCATGACCGCACTGAACGTCGTCGGCAAAGATTTCCAGCTCCGGTTTGGCCGAAAAATCGGCGTCGTCGGAGAGCAGCAGCGTGTTGCAGGCCATCTTGGCATCGGTTTTCTGGGCATCCGGCGCAACACGGATCTGGCCCTGGAACACGCCTTTTGCGCGGTCGAACAGGACATTGCGGATAACCTCCGTCGATGTCGTGTTCGCAACGTCATGGCCGAGTGTAAAGGTCACGTCAGTATGGGTGTCGCCGCCAAGCAGATTGATGCCGCGCAGCTTGAAATCAGCGCCTTCGCCCGTCGTGACGCCATGAATTTCCTGCCGCACCAGCTTGCCGCCGGCATTGATGATGAAGAGCCTTAGCCTGGCGTTTTCGGCGAGATCGAAATTCACCTGCGCGAGATGGCTGTCGGCTATCCCCTGCTGTTGCAGCACGATCCAGGTGATTTCGGCCCCTTCATCGAGGATAAGATCACAAACGGCCGTTACGAGGCTCGGGGCATCGCTGACGGACAGATGACGCTCGATGACGACAGCCTTGGAATGGGCACCGAACGTGACCGGGAACCGGCTATGGCTCTGGCCAGCGCTCTGGACGAGCTGTAGCTCAAGCGGCTGTTCGAGTTGTGTGCCTTCCGGAATTTCGATCTCGAAACCATCACGCACGAAACTGCCGTTGATACGGCCGATCGCGTCGTCGGCATCGCGCTCTATCAGGTCCGGCGCAGCCACGCCGTCAATCAGGCTTTCGGCATAGGTTCGCACGTTGACGCCGTCAGGCGCGCCCTTGGCATCGGCCTTGCCGTTCAAGACCGTCAGCACGGCGGCGCCCTCAAACAGCGGCTCCACACGCTCGGCGAAAGCCGCGGGATCGGCCGCCGGCACGGCGCGCAGCAATGCCCGCAAATCCGTGTAATGCCAAGCTTCGACACGGCGCGTCGGCAGGCCGTTTTTCCGGATGCCGGCAAGCAGCGCGTCGCGTGCCGACAAAACCGCACCCTCGCCAGGCAGGTCGCCGATCTCTGCGGTATAGGCTGCAATGAGAGCCGTCTCGGCGGCCGTCATTGTGATTGCCGTTTGCATGTTCATGATTGCGCTCCTCAGGCCGCCGCGCCGATGATGTCGGCATAGCCGTTGGCTTCAAGATCAAGCGCCAGCGACTTGTCGCCCGATTTGATCACCTGACCCTTGTAGAGAACATGGACCGTATCCGGCACAATATACTCCAGCAGGCGCTGGTAATGGGTGATGACGATCACGGCACGATCCGGCGAACGCAGCGCATTGACGCCGTCCGCGACGATCTTCAGCGCGTCGATATCGAGCCCCGAATCGGTTTCGTCGAGGATGCAGAGCTTCGGCTCCAGCAGCGCCATCTGCAGGATTTCCGCACGCTTTTTTTCACCACCGGAGAAACCGACATTGAGCGGACGCTTCAGCATATCCGGATTGATCTGCAGCCGGGCGGCCGCCTCCTTCACGCGGCGGATGAAATCCGGCGTCGAAAGCTCGGCTTCACCCCGGAATTTCCGCTGCTCGTTGAGTGCGACCTTGAGGAACTGCATGGTCGCGACACCCGGAATTTCCACAGGATACTGGAAAGCCAAAAAGATTCCCTTCGCGGCCCGCTCGGACGGATCGAGGTCGAGAATGCTCTCACCATTGTAAAGGATATCGCCTTCCGTCACCTCATAGTCGGAGCGGCCCGACAGGATGTAGGACAGCGTCGACTTGCCGGAGCCGTTCGGCCCCATGATGGCAGCGACCTCACCGGCCTTCACGGTCAGGTTCAGCCCACGAATGATCTCTGTGCCGTCTTCGGCGATGCGGGCATGGAGGTTTCTGATTTCAAGCATGATAACTACCTATTAAACATGGGTCACAACCCGAAAAAAACTTTCAGTCGGCTAACTCAAGCCGCTTTTCGAGGCGATCCAGCCGAACCTTCAAACCCGCGATTTCAACATCGTGAAGCGTTTGCGAGCCAAGCAGACCCGCCATATGCTGGCGGATAATAAGGATTTCGGCACGCATGCCGCCCATGTCTTCTTTCATGGAACTCATGTCCGCGCGGATAATCCTCAAATGCTCAAGAACAAGATTCTCGACATTCTCATTCATTATCCCACACTCCCCTCAAGCGAAATCCCGATCAGCTTCTGCGCCTCAACCGCAAATTCCATCGGCAGTTCCTGGATGACTTCCTTGACGAAGCCGTTGACGATCAGCGCGATCGCGGCCTCGGTGGGGATGCCGCGCTGCAGGCAGTAGAACAGCTGATCCTCGGAAATTTTCGACGTCGTCGCCTCATGCTCGAACTGGGCGGAGGAGTTGCGTGCCTCGATATAGGGCACGGTATGGGCGCCGCACTTGTCACCGATCAGCAGTGAATCGCACTGGGTGAAGTTGCGGGCATTCGTTGCCTTGCGGTGGGTCGAGACTTGGCCGCGATAGGTGTTCTGGCTGACGCCGGCGGCGATGCCCTTGGAGACGATGCGGCTCGACGTGTTCTTGCCGAGATGGATCATCTTGGTGCCGCTGTCGATCTGCTGGTGACCGTTGGAGACGGCGATCGAATAGAACTCGCCGCGCGAACCATCGCCGCGCAGGATGCAGGACGGGTATTTCCAGGTGATCGCCGAGCCAGTCTCGACCTGCGTCCACGAAATCTTCGAGTTCCTGCCGCGGCAATCGCCGCGCTTGGTAACGAAATTGTAGATGCCGCCCTTGCCGTCCTTGTCGCCCGGATACCAGTTCTGGACAGTGGAGTATTTGATCTCGGCATCATCGAGCGCAACCAGTTCGACGACAGCCGCATGCAGCTGGTTTTCGTCGCGCTGCGGCGCCGTGCAGCCTTCCAGATACGAGACGTAGGCGCCCTCTTCCGCGATGATCAGCGTGCGCTCGAACTGGCCGGTGCCCTTCTCATTGATGCGGAAATAGGTCGACAGTTCCATCGGGCAGCGAACGCCCTTCGGGATGTAGACGAAGGATCCATCGGTGAACACGGCGCAGTTCAGCGTCGCATAATAATTGTCGGAGGCCGGCACAACCGTGCCGAGATATTTCTTCACCAGATCCGGATGCTCGCGGATGGCCTCGGAGATCGACATGAAGATCACGCCGGCCTTTTTAAGTTCCTCCTTGAACGTCGTCACGACGGAGACCGAGTCGAACACTGCATCGACGGCGATCCGCGACGTTTTCACGCCAGCGAGAATCTCCTGTTCGCGCAGGGGAATGCCGAGCTTTTCATAGACTTTCAGCAATTCCGGATCGACATCGTCAATCGAGGTCGGACCGGGTGTGCTTTTCGGCGCGGCATAGAAGTAGATGTCACTGAAATCGATCTTGGGATAATTGACGCGTGCCCAGGTCGGCTCTTCCAGCGTCAGCCAGCGCTGATAGGCTTCCAGGCGCCATTCGAGCATCCAGTCCGGTTCGTTCTTCTTCGCGGAAATAAAGCGGATGATGTCCTCGGACAGGCCCTTGGGCGCCTTGTCCATTTCGATCGTCGTCTCAAACCCGTATTTGTACTGGTCCACATCGATCAGGGCGACCTGATCGATTGTTTCCTGCACAGCAGCCATGTCGTTCTCCAATCTCGCCGGATACAAGGTCCGGCAGCTTGTCAGTACGATACAATTTTCGTCGTATCGCTTATGTAATTGGCCGGAGCGCGATTTTCACCCCGCTTGTCGGCGGAAAATGCGTTTCCGCCACTTTGATATCTCAGGCGGCATCACCCGAAAGCCTGCGCCGCGCCGCAATTTTCGCGAAGGCCGCCCCGCATTGTTCGATCTCGGCCAGCGTCGTAGAGGAGCCTATGGAAATGCGCAATGCGCCCTGCCCGGGATCACGCCCCATTGCGGAAAGAACATAGCTCTGACCGACTTTGCCGGAGGAGCATGCCGAACCCGCCGACAGCGCGACACCCTCCAGATCAAACGCGATCTGTCCGGTTTCGGCTTTCAAACCCGGCAGCGTAAAGAAAATCGTGTTGCAGAGCCTCGGACCGCCTCTGCCGTGAATAATGACGTCGGGGGCCGCCGCCAGGATGGCGACTTCAAGGGCATCGCGCAAACCCGACACGGCTTCCATTCTGTCTCTCATCCCTTGACGGGCAGCTCGCGCGGCAGCGGCAAAGCCGGCAATGGCGACGGGATTTTCCGTGCCGGACCTGTGCCCTTTCTCCTGCCCGCCACCGCGGACCAGCGGAGACGGCATCAAAATCTCGCCGCTTGCAATCAGCGCGCCCGCACCTTTCGGGCCACCGATCTTGTGCGAGGAGAGGATGAGAAAATCCGCACCAAGCTCAGCGATAGACAGAGCCATGCGTCCCGCCGCCTGAACAGCATCCACGACGAGAACGCCGCCGGCTCGCTTCACCAGTCGCGCCACTTCGGCAATCGGCTGGATGATGCCGGTCTCGTTGTTCGCCATCATGACCGCGACCATCGGCGGTCCCGATGACCGGTCGTGGTTGGCAAGCGCACGTTCCAGTACATCAAGATCGATGATGCCATCGGCCGTCACGGCGATCTCGGAAATCGCCTCCTTCGAAAACCGTCCTCCCTCGCGAACGGCGGGATGCTCGATGGCCGAAATATAAACGCGGCCGATCCTGAGCGGCGTCCTGCCCATCCGGAAATCAGGCGTCAGCACCCAGTTTGCAGCTTCCGTGGCACCGCTGGTGAACGTGACGCCGGCCGGCACCGCGCCGCAAAGGGCGGCAACATCACGCCGGCTGTCCTCGATCATGCCCCGGATCTGGCGGCCCTCGCCATGAACGGAGGAAGGGTTTCCGAGACGATCGAGCGCGGACACGCACGCTTCCCGCGCAGCCGGCAAGAGCGGCGCGGTGGCATTCCAGTCCATATAGATGCGCGCTTGTCTCATCATCCCTTGCCGAATATCGATTCGCAGCCATGTAAAGCGTCAGGCCGGTGCATTTTCCTTGAATTTTTCAGGTCGCTTGCCGTAAGAGACGACACTCGCCACGGATGAACCGTGTTAAAGTTTTGAATGGTTCTAAACTGCCTTTTAGAAAAGCTGACTGCTTTCGTCAAGACTGCTGAGGCTTTCGAGGTGGTTTTAGCGCCATAAAATATGCCGGAGAGCCAATGCCCGAAATCATCTTCAACGGACCGGCCGGTCGCCTCGAGGGCCGCTACCAGCCGTCCAAACAGAAGAACGCACCGATCGCCATCGTGCTCCATCCGCATCCACAATTTGGCGGCACGATGAACAACCAGATCGTCTACCAGCTATTTTATATGTTTCAGAAGCGTGGCTTCACGACACTCAGGTTCAACTTTCGCTCGATCGGCCGCAGCCAGGGCGAATTCGACCATGGTGCGGGCGAACTGTCCGATGCCGCATCCGCACTCGACTGGGTGCAAAGCATGCATCCGGATTCAAAAAGTTGTTGGGTCGCCGGCTATTCGTTCGGCGCATGGATCGGCATGCAGCTTCTGATGCGCCGTCCGGAAATCGAAGGCTTCATGTCGATCGCCCCGCAGCCCAACACCTACGACTTCTCGTTCCTCGCCCCTTG
This genomic interval carries:
- the gcvH gene encoding glycine cleavage system protein GcvH, whose amino-acid sequence is MLKFTDEHEWLKIEGDVATVGITAHAAEQLGDLVFVELPEAGTALDKGATAATVESVKAASDVYCPLDGEIVESNQAIVDDPALVNSDPQGAGWFFKLKLSDPSAANALLDEAAYKELIA
- the gcvP gene encoding aminomethyl-transferring glycine dehydrogenase, which produces MSMPKDFTFTDYQPYDFANRRHIGPSPDEMSAMLKVIGYPSLDAMIDDTVPPSIRQKTPLSWGAAMTEREALDKMRETANRNRKLVSLIGQGYYGTITPPVIQRNILENPAWYTAYTPYQPEISQGRLEALLNYQTMVCDLTGLDVANASLLDEATAAAEAMAMAERVSKSKEKTFFVDENCHPQTIALLKTRAEPLGWTILVGDPETDLVSANVFGAIFQYPGTYGHVRDFTGLISRLHQTGAIAVVAADPLALALLKSPGEMGADIAIGCTQRFGVPVGYGGPHAAYMSVKDAYKRSMPGRLVGVSVDSRGNRAYRLSLQTREQHIRREKATSNICTAQVLLAVMASMYAVFHGPQGIKAIAQSVHQKAVLLARGLEKLGYTVEPDVFFDTITVDVGKLQSIILKTAVAEEVNLRRIGTTKIGISLDERSRPVTLEAVWRAFGGDFKVEDFEPEYRLPKALLRTSEYLAHPIFHMNRAESEMTRYIRRLSDRDLALDRSMIPLGSCTMKLNATAEMLPITWPEFAEIHPFVPADQAEGYRHMITDLSQKLCAITGYDAISMQPNSGAQGEYAGLLTIRAYHLANGDDHRDVCLIPTSAHGTNPASAQMAGMKVVVVKVSDNGDIDMDDFRSKAERYGENLSCCMITYPSTHGVFEENVREVCDIVHQHGGQVYLDGANMNAMVGLARPGDIGSDVSHLNLHKTFCIPHGGGGPGMGPIGVKAHLAPYLPGHPETDGGDGAVSAAPFGSASILPISWSYCLMMGGEGLTQATKVAILNANYIAARLKGAYDVLYKSARGRVAHECIVDTRPLVESAGVTVDDVAKRLIDCGFHAPTMSWPVAGTLMIEPTESETKAELDRFCDAMLAIRAEAQAIEDGTMDRANNPLKNAPHTVEDLVGEWDRPYSREQACYPPGAFRVDKYWSPVNRVDNVYGDRNLVCTCPPLEDYAEAAE
- a CDS encoding ArsR/SmtB family transcription factor, coding for MVHYLTPSLDLSFAALSDATRRGIIAQLARGDASITSLADKFQMTLTGMKKHVQVLERAGFVVTQKVGRVRTCQLGKRGLKAEAEWIKAHRKLFEARFDALDEIISEMQQEGSDEPAS
- a CDS encoding SRPBCC family protein, translated to MSQQANSASGTQDRTSVERRGDRELVVTRTFNAPPSAVFRAWSEPELFQRWWMPKSVSGVSLVSCDMDVRTGGKYRLEFSTGGEDTMAFYGKYLEVVPNERIVWTNDEGEEGAITTVIFEDQGGKTVLHFHEVYRSSEALEEALQGSATALPEQLEQLAKLLSSQGE
- the sufA gene encoding Fe-S cluster assembly scaffold SufA, which translates into the protein MGFAVMSLTDAAAARVKAIVENAGGEAQGIRVGIKKGGCAGMEYAIDLVTSPSAKDDFVEHDGARVWVAPEAVLYLLGTRMDFEVTTLRSGFTFNNPNQTSACGCGESVELKPADLAALAAKGDAVVRAS
- a CDS encoding SUF system Fe-S cluster assembly protein, with amino-acid sequence MSLDTTEDKIDVRDGIVHSAIPADELARLSDDVISALKTVYDPEIPADIFELGLIYKIDIEDDRMVKIAMTLTAPGCPVAGEMPGWVENAVGAVEGISGVEVSMTFDPPWTPDRMSEEAQVAVGWY
- a CDS encoding cysteine desulfurase, whose translation is MEHTVPVPGYDVEAIRRDFPILSRTVYGKPLVYLDNGASAQKPQVVIDAVAHAYSNEYANVHRGLHFLSNAATDAYEGAREKVRRFLNAPSVDNVVFTKSSTEAINTVAYGYGMPAIGAGDEIVISIMEHHSNIVPWHFIRERQGAKIVWAPVDDQGAFYIDDFVKCLTDKTKLVAITHMSNALGTVVPVKEICRIAHERGIPVLIDGSQSAVHMPVDVQDIDCDWFVMTGHKLYGPSGIGVLYGKTDRLKEMRPFMGGGEMIFEVTEDTVTYNDPPHRFEAGTPPIVQAIGLGYALDYMETVGRAAIAAHEADLAAYAHERLSGVNALRIFGTAPGKGGIFSFELEGIHAHDVSMVIDRAGVAVRAGTHCAQPLLKRFGVTSTCRASFGLYNTRAEVDALVDALDQARKFFA
- the sufD gene encoding Fe-S cluster assembly protein SufD — its product is MNMQTAITMTAAETALIAAYTAEIGDLPGEGAVLSARDALLAGIRKNGLPTRRVEAWHYTDLRALLRAVPAADPAAFAERVEPLFEGAAVLTVLNGKADAKGAPDGVNVRTYAESLIDGVAAPDLIERDADDAIGRINGSFVRDGFEIEIPEGTQLEQPLELQLVQSAGQSHSRFPVTFGAHSKAVVIERHLSVSDAPSLVTAVCDLILDEGAEITWIVLQQQGIADSHLAQVNFDLAENARLRLFIINAGGKLVRQEIHGVTTGEGADFKLRGINLLGGDTHTDVTFTLGHDVANTTSTEVIRNVLFDRAKGVFQGQIRVAPDAQKTDAKMACNTLLLSDDADFSAKPELEIFADDVQCGHGATVIDINPTHLYYLRARGIPENKARAMLVNAFVDEIVEELEDEAMIEPLEAIIEAWLDKHA